A stretch of the Terriglobales bacterium genome encodes the following:
- a CDS encoding multidrug efflux RND transporter permease subunit produces MNISAPFIKRPVGTSLLAAAVLLAGALAFKFLPVAPLPQVEFPVIQVSAGLPGASPETMASAVATPLERQFGRIAGVNQMTSTSQLGSTSIVLQFDLNRNIDAAARDVQAAINAARSQLPANLPNNPSYRKANPADAPIMILAMTSDAVTQPRMYDAADSILAQKLAQVEGVGQVFVGGGARPAVRAEINPTLVNKLNVSLDQIAAALTAANANRPKGQLSDRNQAWSIGANDQLFLAEQYRSLIVVNRNGTAVRLSDVADVQDSVEDIRNVGLANGKPAVLIIVFRQPGANIISTVDRVRSMLPLLRLSIPAAIHLDVVLDRTITIRASVSDIERTIIISVVLVILVVFVFLRSWRATVIPSVAVPLSLVGTFGGMYLLGYSLDNLSLMALAISTGFVVDDAIVVLENITRYIEVGIPPVQAAFRGAKEIGFTVLSMSTSLVAVFIPILLMGGLVGRLFREFAVTLSLAIGVSLLVSLTTTPTMCAKFLRPMSEEQHGRIYDFSERIFAGILGIYRGSLRWVLRHQPLTLFITVATACLSVYLYIIVPKGFFPQQDAGRIGGSIIASQDISFAAMKQKMIQFASIVVKDPAVETAVGFAGGNTAANSGRMFVTLKPLSVRKVSADQVISRLRRKLTVVPGATLFLQAAQDLTIGGRQSSAQFQYTLQGEHLSDLLVWAPRLLDKMRKLPELRDVNSDQQDKGLQARVVVDRDTASRLGVSSAVIDSTLYDAFGQRQVSTMYRQLNQYHVVMEVDQRFAQDPEALREIYVPSSSGVAVPLSAFAHFENSNTALAVAHQGQYPAVTISFNLGLGVSLSQATRAIENAQRAIGFPGTIHPSFQGTAAAFQSSLASEPLLILAALVTVYIVLGVLYESYIHPITILSTLPSAGVGAILALLLTRNELNVIGLIGIILLIGIVKKNAIMMIDFALEAERHEGKSPVEAIYEACLMRFRPIMMTTMAAMLGGLPLALGMGTGSEMRRPLGITIVGGLIVSQALTLFTTPVIYLYLDRLRLRMSSRRSGVQQLSPVPNTSPGD; encoded by the coding sequence ATGAACATCTCCGCCCCATTTATCAAACGGCCGGTCGGGACATCGCTGCTGGCCGCGGCAGTACTGCTGGCGGGGGCGCTGGCTTTCAAGTTTCTTCCGGTTGCCCCGCTGCCGCAGGTGGAGTTCCCGGTAATCCAGGTGTCTGCGGGATTGCCGGGGGCGAGTCCGGAGACCATGGCCTCAGCGGTGGCCACGCCGCTGGAACGGCAGTTCGGCCGAATTGCGGGTGTTAATCAGATGACTTCGACGAGCCAACTAGGCTCGACAAGCATCGTGTTGCAATTCGACTTGAACCGCAACATAGACGCTGCGGCGCGCGATGTGCAAGCGGCGATCAATGCCGCGCGGAGCCAGCTACCCGCTAACCTGCCGAACAATCCCTCGTATCGAAAAGCAAATCCCGCCGATGCGCCAATCATGATTTTGGCAATGACGTCTGACGCCGTGACGCAGCCGCGGATGTACGACGCGGCCGATTCTATTCTGGCGCAAAAACTGGCCCAGGTTGAGGGCGTGGGGCAGGTATTTGTGGGTGGCGGCGCTCGCCCGGCGGTACGAGCAGAGATAAATCCGACCCTGGTGAACAAGCTCAACGTTTCGCTGGACCAGATTGCCGCGGCTCTGACGGCGGCGAACGCAAACCGGCCGAAAGGACAACTGTCTGACCGAAACCAGGCCTGGAGCATCGGAGCGAACGATCAGCTGTTCTTGGCCGAGCAGTACCGATCGTTAATCGTTGTGAATCGAAACGGCACAGCGGTGCGCCTGAGCGATGTTGCCGATGTTCAAGATTCCGTGGAAGACATTCGCAATGTGGGGCTGGCAAATGGAAAACCAGCGGTGCTCATCATTGTTTTTCGCCAACCGGGGGCAAACATCATCAGTACGGTGGACCGAGTGCGGAGCATGCTGCCGCTGCTCAGGTTGTCTATTCCGGCCGCGATTCACCTTGACGTGGTGTTGGACCGAACCATCACGATTCGCGCATCGGTCTCGGACATCGAGCGCACCATAATCATTTCTGTAGTTCTGGTGATTTTGGTGGTCTTTGTGTTTCTCCGCAGTTGGCGGGCCACGGTGATTCCCAGCGTTGCTGTACCACTTTCATTGGTCGGAACGTTTGGGGGGATGTACCTGCTGGGCTACAGCCTGGACAACCTGTCGCTGATGGCATTGGCGATCTCTACCGGCTTCGTGGTGGATGACGCCATCGTGGTGCTGGAGAACATTACTCGATACATCGAGGTTGGAATTCCGCCGGTGCAAGCGGCATTTCGCGGGGCGAAGGAGATCGGTTTTACCGTGCTCTCGATGAGCACGTCGCTGGTGGCGGTGTTCATCCCCATTCTTTTAATGGGTGGCCTGGTGGGCAGGCTCTTCCGTGAGTTCGCGGTAACCCTGAGCCTGGCGATTGGGGTTTCTCTGCTGGTCTCATTAACGACGACTCCGACCATGTGCGCCAAGTTCTTGCGTCCGATGAGCGAGGAACAGCACGGCAGGATCTACGATTTCAGCGAGCGAATCTTTGCGGGAATTCTTGGAATTTATCGGGGAAGCTTGCGCTGGGTGTTGCGGCATCAACCGCTAACGTTGTTTATTACGGTTGCAACCGCTTGTTTAAGTGTGTACCTGTACATCATTGTCCCGAAGGGATTTTTCCCGCAGCAGGATGCCGGCCGGATCGGCGGTTCCATCATCGCTTCACAGGACATCTCATTTGCCGCCATGAAACAGAAGATGATTCAGTTCGCTTCCATCGTGGTGAAGGACCCAGCGGTGGAAACCGCGGTTGGCTTTGCGGGAGGAAACACCGCGGCAAACAGTGGACGCATGTTCGTCACCCTAAAGCCGCTTTCAGTCCGTAAGGTAAGCGCTGACCAGGTGATTAGCCGTTTGCGAAGGAAGCTAACCGTAGTGCCAGGCGCGACACTATTTCTGCAGGCCGCCCAAGACCTGACCATAGGGGGACGGCAGAGTAGCGCACAGTTCCAGTACACCCTGCAGGGGGAGCACTTGAGCGACCTTCTTGTATGGGCGCCGCGCCTGCTGGACAAGATGCGCAAGCTGCCTGAACTGCGCGATGTGAACAGCGACCAGCAGGACAAGGGGCTTCAGGCCAGAGTCGTGGTGGATCGTGATACCGCGTCGAGGTTGGGAGTTAGTTCGGCGGTGATTGACAGCACCCTCTACGATGCCTTCGGACAGCGACAAGTCTCCACTATGTACCGGCAGTTGAACCAGTATCACGTAGTCATGGAAGTGGACCAGCGCTTCGCGCAGGATCCGGAGGCGTTGCGAGAAATCTATGTGCCCTCTTCGAGCGGCGTTGCGGTTCCACTTTCGGCCTTCGCCCATTTTGAGAATTCGAATACAGCGCTAGCGGTGGCCCACCAGGGACAGTATCCCGCGGTAACGATCTCTTTTAATCTTGGGCTGGGCGTTTCTCTTAGCCAGGCGACACGCGCGATTGAAAACGCGCAGCGTGCCATCGGATTTCCAGGAACTATTCACCCCAGTTTTCAGGGAACGGCGGCGGCATTTCAGTCTTCACTTGCCTCCGAACCGTTGCTGATTCTGGCGGCCTTAGTGACGGTTTACATCGTGCTCGGGGTGCTGTACGAAAGCTACATCCATCCCATCACGATTCTTTCGACGCTTCCCTCTGCAGGAGTGGGCGCAATCCTGGCATTGTTGCTGACGCGCAATGAGCTGAATGTGATCGGGCTGATTGGCATTATTTTGCTGATTGGAATCGTGAAAAAGAACGCGATCATGATGATTGATTTCGCGCTTGAGGCGGAACGGCACGAGGGCAAATCGCCGGTGGAAGCGATCTATGAAGCCTGCCTGATGCGCTTTCGCCCCATCATGATGACGACCATGGCAGCCATGCTTGGCGGGCTGCCGTTGGCGTTGGGGATGGGCACGGGGTCGGAGATGCGAAGGCCGTTGGGCATCACCATCGTAGGCGGTCTGATCGTTAGCCAGGCGTTGACGCTGTTCACCACCCCGGTCATTTACTTGTACCTGGATCGGCTGCGTTTGCGGATGAGCAGCCGGCGGTCGGGAGTGCAGCAGCTAAGTCCCGTTCCGAACACGAGTCCGGGGGACTAA
- a CDS encoding galactose oxidase-like domain-containing protein, with amino-acid sequence MLLESLAAPTRPSERTSVHHPLSIGVDLLLRRAWLGMVFCVMLVTAIPRAWGQGPSTVGQWTPVLSWPYIATHISLLPNGKVLWWPSWAAGDNPTLWDPVSGTQTAVSHVGYNIFCTGHSFLGDGRLLVTGGHVASGFGLPYASLYDPSNDSWSSLPAMSDARWYPTNITLANGDELVVSGEVNSTIGHNPLSQVWQVSSNSWRNLTTAQLLLPLYPEMFVAPDGRVFYAGPTRQTRYLDTNGTGAWSTGPVSNYGTRDYGPAVMYDSGKILLAGGGDPPTATAEVINLYDSFPAWRYTAPMTHARRQSNATLLPDGTVLVTGGSGGPGFDNSSAPVYPTELWNPTTESWQTLASLSVYRGYHSIALLLPDGRVLSAGGNVASAEIFSPPYLFKGTRPNISSAPARIRRGQTFFVGTANPGSIAKVSLVRIGSVTHSFNANQRISFLKFSQASGGLYVTVTQNANLAPVGHYMLFLLDGNGVPSVAKILHLR; translated from the coding sequence ATGCTACTAGAAAGTCTGGCCGCTCCCACTCGTCCGAGTGAAAGAACGTCCGTTCACCACCCGCTCTCAATTGGAGTGGATCTTCTACTAAGGCGCGCATGGCTGGGTATGGTCTTTTGTGTCATGCTCGTTACCGCGATTCCGCGCGCCTGGGGGCAGGGTCCATCAACCGTCGGGCAATGGACTCCGGTATTGTCGTGGCCTTATATCGCAACTCATATTTCTCTGCTTCCCAACGGAAAGGTGCTGTGGTGGCCATCATGGGCGGCAGGAGACAATCCCACGCTGTGGGACCCAGTCTCGGGCACGCAGACTGCTGTCTCTCACGTCGGCTACAACATTTTTTGTACCGGCCATTCTTTTCTCGGCGACGGCCGGTTACTCGTTACTGGTGGGCACGTTGCGAGCGGGTTCGGACTTCCTTATGCATCACTCTACGATCCCAGCAATGATAGCTGGAGTTCGCTGCCGGCCATGAGTGATGCCCGCTGGTATCCCACTAACATCACTCTTGCGAATGGCGATGAGCTAGTTGTTTCCGGCGAAGTCAACAGCACCATCGGTCACAACCCGCTGTCGCAAGTCTGGCAAGTATCGAGCAATTCGTGGCGCAACCTCACCACGGCGCAACTGCTCCTGCCTCTTTATCCCGAAATGTTTGTCGCGCCCGATGGACGCGTGTTCTATGCCGGGCCCACTCGCCAGACGAGGTATCTCGATACAAACGGAACAGGCGCGTGGAGCACCGGCCCGGTGAGCAACTACGGGACCCGTGATTACGGCCCTGCCGTGATGTATGACAGTGGCAAAATCCTGCTAGCCGGGGGAGGCGACCCGCCCACCGCAACCGCCGAAGTAATCAATCTCTACGATTCCTTTCCCGCTTGGCGCTATACCGCGCCCATGACGCATGCGCGCCGGCAGAGCAATGCCACGCTGCTTCCGGATGGCACGGTGCTGGTGACCGGGGGCAGCGGCGGCCCGGGGTTCGATAATTCGTCCGCTCCCGTCTATCCCACCGAATTGTGGAATCCAACAACCGAGAGTTGGCAGACTCTGGCCAGTCTGAGTGTCTATCGCGGATACCACTCCATTGCCTTACTCCTGCCGGACGGACGTGTTCTCTCCGCGGGTGGTAATGTTGCCAGTGCGGAGATCTTTTCACCGCCTTATCTTTTCAAAGGAACAAGACCGAATATCTCCTCTGCGCCGGCCAGAATACGCAGAGGTCAGACCTTTTTTGTTGGGACTGCAAACCCAGGCAGCATCGCAAAGGTAAGCTTGGTCCGGATCGGCTCCGTCACCCATAGCTTCAACGCGAATCAACGCATTAGTTTTCTCAAATTCAGTCAGGCTTCGGGGGGACTGTACGTCACCGTAACCCAAAATGCCAATCTCGCGCCGGTCGGTCACTACATGCTGTTCCTCTTAGACGGTAACGGAGTGCCATCAGTCGCCAAGATCCTGCACTTAAGGTGA
- a CDS encoding serine hydrolase domain-containing protein — MRRKLDLLLLSCMLVMTGVAVAQDLPVAKPETVGLSSERLERIGTAVQRSIHEKRIAGAVTLVARRGHVVWFKPQGMADRETGKAMRPDTMFRICSMTKPITSAAVMMLYEEGRFLLDDPVSKYLPEFKNPKVLVKPASGESYSIPASKEITIRDLLRHTSGLTYHWNPDLGPMYKSANVAHGLLPYDGTIEDSVKHLAAIPLLFSPGDRWEYSLGVDVLGRLVEVVSGKPLDEFLRTRIFEPLGMKDTYFYPPDNKRERMATAYTYYEDKGLNRFPETPITEGSFTYSADYPYSGPKKLFSGGAGLVSTAADYARFCQMMLDGGKVGTAHVLSRKSVELMTHDQLGKISPDQGFGLGFGVDGIKAPLAELGSPGEYNWGGFFYTAFTIDPKEQMIVIFMGQLHPTGDLTLDKQVNELAYQAIVD, encoded by the coding sequence ATGAGACGCAAACTAGACCTTCTGTTGCTGAGCTGCATGCTGGTGATGACCGGCGTTGCCGTCGCGCAGGATCTGCCCGTTGCCAAGCCCGAGACGGTGGGACTGTCGTCAGAACGGCTGGAGCGAATAGGAACGGCGGTCCAGCGCAGCATCCACGAGAAACGAATCGCAGGTGCAGTCACATTGGTGGCACGGCGCGGCCATGTGGTGTGGTTCAAACCGCAAGGAATGGCGGACCGAGAGACCGGCAAGGCGATGAGGCCGGATACGATGTTCCGGATCTGCTCCATGACCAAGCCCATCACCAGTGCGGCGGTGATGATGCTTTACGAAGAGGGCCGCTTCCTGCTCGACGATCCGGTATCGAAATACCTGCCCGAATTCAAAAACCCGAAGGTGCTAGTGAAACCGGCGTCGGGCGAGTCCTATTCAATCCCAGCGAGCAAAGAGATTACGATCCGCGATCTCTTAAGGCACACCTCAGGGCTGACTTATCATTGGAATCCTGATTTGGGACCCATGTACAAGAGCGCGAATGTCGCGCACGGGCTTCTGCCATATGACGGCACTATCGAGGACAGTGTTAAACACCTGGCGGCGATTCCCCTGCTTTTTAGTCCGGGTGATCGTTGGGAATATAGCCTGGGGGTAGATGTACTGGGGCGGTTGGTGGAGGTTGTTTCCGGAAAGCCGCTCGACGAATTCTTGCGCACTCGCATCTTCGAACCACTGGGTATGAAGGACACGTATTTCTATCCGCCTGACAACAAGAGGGAGAGAATGGCAACGGCCTACACCTACTATGAGGACAAGGGCCTCAATCGCTTTCCTGAGACACCAATCACCGAAGGATCGTTCACCTATTCCGCCGATTATCCGTACAGCGGGCCCAAGAAACTGTTCTCCGGCGGAGCCGGGCTGGTATCCACGGCTGCGGACTACGCGCGCTTTTGCCAGATGATGCTGGATGGCGGAAAAGTTGGAACCGCACACGTTTTGAGCCGCAAATCGGTTGAACTGATGACCCACGATCAACTCGGAAAGATCAGTCCTGATCAAGGCTTTGGACTTGGTTTCGGAGTGGATGGCATCAAAGCGCCGCTCGCCGAACTGGGATCGCCGGGAGAATACAACTGGGGCGGCTTCTTCTACACGGCGTTCACAATTGACCCGAAAGAACAGATGATCGTGATTTTTATGGGGCAGTTGCATCCCACGGGAGACTTGACCCTTGACAAGCAGGTGAATGAATTGGCGTATCAGGCGATTGTTGATTGA
- a CDS encoding multidrug efflux RND transporter permease subunit, with protein sequence MSPSRLFILRPVATSLLTIGLLLVGFVAYRQLPVSALPEVDYPTIQVMTFYPGADPDVMASSVTAPLERQFGQVPGLSQMTSTSSFGSSLITLQFSLDQNIDVAEQQVQAAINSSGTYLPRDLPNPPIYSKVNPADAPILTLALTSDTLPLTKVEDLADTALAQKISQLLGVGLVTISGGQKPAVRIQANPTALASNGLSLEDVRTSLAQANVDQAKGVLDGPRQSFTIGANDQLTSSNQYQSVIIAYRNGAPVRLADVANVIDGAENANLAAWMNETPAVIMNIQRQPGANIITVVDRIKKLLPQLQSSLPASVKVQILTDRTQTIRASVQDVQFSLILTIALVVMVIFLFLRNLSATVIPSVAVPLSLVGTFGVMYLLGYSLNNLTLMALTISTGFVVDDAIVMIENIDRFLEQGDSPLEAALKGSGQIGFTIISLTVSLIAVLIPLLFMGDIVGRLFREFAVTLAVTILVSAAISLSLTPMMSAKLLKPKGTHQSLFYRVSENFYNRVVEFYGRTLKWVLGHQTATLVVTFATLVFTLLLYIVVPKGFFPVQDTGVILGISEAPQTVSFRAMAERQQKLASVILKDPDVVSLSSFIGVDGVNTTPNSGRIQINLKPRNQRKPSASEIIRRIQPQLAKEEGITLYMQPVQDLTIEDRVSRTQYQYSIEDADAQELGVWAPKLLQQLRSKPQLHDVASDQQNGGLRVELVIDRDTASRLGILPQQIDDTLYDAFGQRQISTIFTQLNQYHVVLEAASNFQQSPDSLKQIYVRSNTGVQVPLSAFSHFESTNAPLSINHQGQFPVVTLSFNLAPGVSLGEATKVIDQAEREIGLPESIHSSFQGTAAAFRNSLSTEPFLILAAIITVYIVLGVLYESYIHPITILSTLPSAGVGAILALLITGNDLGVVALIGIILLIGIVKKNAIMMIDFALEAERVEHKAPEEAIFQASLLRFRPIMMTTMAALLGGLPLALGSGTGSELRRPLGITIVGGLLLSQLLTLYTTPVVYLAFDRIARRFSRFRIGNPIEEPAEELVRGD encoded by the coding sequence ATGAGTCCGTCTCGGCTGTTTATTCTCCGACCGGTTGCGACCTCGCTGCTCACGATTGGCTTGTTGCTGGTGGGGTTTGTAGCTTACCGGCAGCTTCCAGTATCAGCATTACCAGAAGTTGATTACCCAACTATTCAGGTGATGACGTTTTATCCGGGAGCCGATCCCGATGTAATGGCGTCGTCTGTGACCGCGCCCTTGGAGCGGCAGTTCGGGCAAGTGCCAGGCCTGAGCCAGATGACCTCGACAAGCTCATTCGGAAGTTCGTTGATCACACTGCAATTCAGCCTCGATCAAAACATTGATGTGGCCGAGCAACAGGTCCAGGCAGCGATCAACTCGTCGGGAACGTATTTGCCGCGGGACCTGCCCAATCCACCCATTTACAGCAAGGTGAATCCGGCGGATGCACCGATTCTTACGCTGGCGCTCACCTCTGACACATTGCCACTCACCAAAGTTGAGGACCTCGCCGACACTGCCCTGGCGCAGAAAATTTCGCAGCTTCTAGGGGTGGGACTAGTCACCATCAGCGGCGGACAGAAACCGGCGGTAAGGATCCAGGCAAATCCGACAGCGCTGGCTTCGAATGGCCTCAGCCTTGAGGACGTGCGCACCTCTCTGGCGCAGGCGAATGTTGATCAGGCGAAAGGCGTGCTGGACGGCCCTCGCCAGTCTTTCACTATCGGCGCCAACGATCAGCTGACCTCGAGTAATCAATATCAATCGGTGATCATCGCCTACCGGAATGGCGCGCCGGTGAGGCTCGCTGACGTAGCCAACGTGATTGATGGCGCCGAGAATGCGAATCTGGCTGCGTGGATGAACGAAACACCGGCGGTGATCATGAACATCCAGCGCCAGCCGGGCGCGAACATCATCACGGTAGTGGACCGGATCAAGAAGCTGTTGCCTCAGTTGCAGTCTTCCCTTCCAGCATCCGTCAAAGTGCAGATTCTTACTGACCGCACGCAAACCATTCGGGCCTCAGTGCAGGACGTTCAGTTCTCTTTAATTCTCACCATCGCGCTGGTGGTGATGGTGATTTTCCTGTTTTTGAGGAATCTTTCGGCGACTGTAATTCCGAGCGTGGCAGTACCGCTGTCGCTTGTAGGCACCTTTGGAGTGATGTACCTGTTGGGTTACAGCCTGAACAATCTCACATTGATGGCCTTGACCATATCCACCGGCTTTGTGGTGGATGACGCCATCGTGATGATTGAGAACATCGACCGCTTTCTGGAGCAGGGCGATTCCCCGCTGGAGGCGGCGTTAAAGGGATCGGGGCAGATCGGGTTCACGATTATTTCGTTGACGGTGTCGCTGATCGCGGTGCTCATCCCGCTGCTGTTTATGGGCGACATTGTTGGGCGGTTGTTCCGTGAATTTGCGGTGACGCTGGCGGTCACGATTTTGGTGTCAGCGGCGATCTCGCTCAGCTTGACCCCGATGATGTCTGCCAAGCTGCTCAAGCCGAAGGGAACCCATCAATCGCTCTTTTATCGAGTTTCCGAGAATTTTTACAACCGCGTGGTCGAATTTTATGGACGCACGCTTAAGTGGGTGCTAGGTCATCAGACCGCGACTTTGGTGGTCACCTTTGCGACTCTGGTGTTCACCTTGCTCCTTTACATTGTGGTGCCGAAAGGCTTTTTCCCGGTGCAGGACACAGGCGTGATCCTCGGCATCTCGGAAGCGCCACAGACCGTGTCGTTTCGAGCCATGGCGGAAAGGCAACAGAAGCTCGCAAGCGTGATCCTGAAGGACCCCGATGTGGTCAGCCTATCTTCTTTTATAGGGGTGGATGGGGTTAACACCACGCCCAACAGCGGACGCATCCAGATCAACCTAAAACCGCGAAACCAGCGCAAGCCTTCAGCCTCGGAGATTATCCGCCGAATACAGCCTCAGTTGGCCAAGGAGGAGGGGATCACGCTTTACATGCAACCGGTGCAGGACCTGACGATCGAAGACCGGGTAAGCCGCACGCAATATCAATACTCAATCGAAGATGCTGACGCGCAGGAATTGGGAGTGTGGGCGCCCAAGCTCTTACAACAGTTGCGTAGCAAGCCTCAGCTGCACGACGTGGCCAGCGACCAGCAAAACGGAGGGCTGAGGGTGGAACTGGTGATCGATCGCGACACCGCGTCGCGGTTGGGAATTCTGCCGCAACAAATTGACGACACACTTTACGATGCCTTCGGCCAGCGACAGATCTCGACCATCTTTACGCAATTGAATCAGTATCACGTGGTGCTCGAGGCGGCCTCGAATTTCCAGCAAAGCCCGGACTCGCTCAAACAGATTTATGTTCGCTCGAACACGGGCGTGCAGGTGCCGCTCTCGGCTTTCTCGCATTTCGAGTCAACCAACGCGCCGCTTTCGATCAACCACCAAGGACAATTTCCGGTGGTCACGCTGTCGTTTAATCTTGCCCCCGGAGTTTCGCTGGGCGAGGCCACGAAGGTGATCGATCAGGCGGAGCGTGAGATTGGGCTGCCAGAAAGCATTCATTCGAGCTTCCAGGGAACGGCGGCGGCGTTTAGGAATTCACTTTCGACGGAGCCTTTCCTTATTCTGGCGGCGATTATCACTGTCTACATCGTTTTGGGTGTGCTGTATGAGAGCTACATTCATCCCATCACCATTCTCTCTACGCTTCCTTCCGCCGGCGTGGGCGCAATCCTCGCGCTATTGATAACAGGAAATGACCTGGGAGTGGTGGCGCTGATCGGCATTATTTTGCTGATCGGTATCGTAAAGAAAAACGCCATCATGATGATTGACTTTGCGCTAGAGGCGGAGCGCGTGGAGCACAAGGCCCCGGAAGAGGCAATCTTCCAGGCCAGCCTGTTGCGCTTCCGGCCCATCATGATGACGACCATGGCGGCGCTGCTGGGCGGGCTGCCGCTGGCATTGGGGAGTGGAACTGGATCGGAGTTGCGCCGGCCCCTCGGAATCACCATAGTAGGAGGACTTTTGTTGAGCCAGTTGCTCACGTTGTACACCACCCCAGTGGTTTATCTGGCATTTGACCGCATAGCGAGGCGCTTTTCGCGATTCCGGATTGGCAATCCCATCGAAGAGCCGGCAGAGGAATTGGTCCGAGGCGACTAG
- a CDS encoding MdtA/MuxA family multidrug efflux RND transporter periplasmic adaptor subunit: protein MQTKDLLFGLVLLASGSLLGCGSAVQNSSAQQRGKGAQQQQAVSVGVALVEQRDVPVYLTGLGSVTAFNTVAIKSRVDGQLVRVAFREGQEVRQGELLAVLDQRPFQVALEQARATLFRDQAQLKNAQLDLERFKGLVNAGIVSRQQVDTQTALVGQLEGAVHADQAAVDNAKLNLVYTRIVAPISGRVGLRMVDVGNMVHASDPTPMLILTQLQPISAVFTLPEDQLPSVAQHMRNTPLRVEAYSRDDRTKLATGTLLTIDNQIDQTTGTGKLKAIFTNEERALWPNQFVNVHLLLEVRKNSIVIPSAGVQRGPDGMFTYVVKPDKTVEVRPVSVALTEGGLAAVAQGLRPGEMVVTDGQDKLQAGSKVEPRTGNTGHLNASSAPPTRISAP, encoded by the coding sequence ATGCAAACGAAAGACCTGTTGTTCGGCTTGGTGCTTCTCGCGAGCGGAAGCCTGCTAGGTTGCGGCAGCGCGGTGCAGAACTCATCCGCGCAGCAGCGCGGGAAAGGCGCGCAGCAGCAACAAGCAGTTTCTGTCGGCGTGGCGCTGGTGGAACAGCGTGATGTGCCTGTGTACCTGACTGGGCTCGGTTCAGTGACGGCGTTCAATACGGTGGCGATCAAGAGCCGTGTGGACGGACAACTGGTAAGGGTTGCGTTCCGGGAAGGCCAGGAAGTACGGCAGGGAGAATTGCTGGCGGTGCTGGATCAGCGTCCATTTCAGGTGGCCCTGGAGCAAGCACGGGCGACGCTGTTTCGAGATCAGGCACAACTGAAGAATGCACAATTGGATCTGGAAAGGTTCAAGGGGCTGGTCAACGCGGGAATCGTTTCCCGCCAACAGGTTGATACACAGACTGCCCTGGTGGGACAGCTGGAAGGAGCAGTGCACGCAGACCAGGCGGCTGTAGACAATGCCAAACTGAACCTGGTTTATACGCGCATCGTGGCGCCGATAAGCGGCCGAGTGGGGCTGCGAATGGTAGACGTAGGGAACATGGTCCATGCATCGGACCCGACTCCGATGCTGATCCTTACACAGTTGCAGCCGATATCTGCTGTCTTCACCCTACCTGAAGATCAACTGCCAAGTGTTGCCCAGCATATGCGCAATACTCCTCTTCGTGTGGAAGCCTACAGCCGAGATGACCGCACAAAACTTGCCACCGGCACTCTGCTCACGATTGACAATCAAATAGATCAAACGACTGGCACCGGCAAGCTAAAAGCGATTTTTACAAACGAGGAGCGAGCACTCTGGCCCAATCAGTTTGTGAATGTCCACTTGCTATTAGAAGTCCGGAAGAACAGCATTGTCATTCCCTCGGCGGGCGTTCAACGCGGCCCGGACGGGATGTTTACCTACGTGGTGAAACCAGACAAGACGGTTGAGGTGAGGCCGGTCTCGGTGGCGCTTACAGAAGGCGGCCTGGCAGCAGTAGCGCAAGGATTGAGGCCGGGGGAAATGGTGGTCACGGATGGCCAAGACAAACTGCAAGCTGGAAGCAAGGTGGAACCCCGAACTGGCAATACCGGTCACCTTAACGCGTCCTCCGCCCCGCCTACTCGCATCTCCGCGCCATGA